In a genomic window of Deltaproteobacteria bacterium:
- the ltrA gene encoding group II intron reverse transcriptase/maturase, producing the protein MERVLTPENLGKAWLQVKANHGAPGVDGMTTGDFPAFAREHWASIRQTIRDETYQPSPVRRTEIPKRHGQGKRLLGIPTVIDRVIQQAIAQVLGPLFAPDFSASSFGFRPGRSAHHAVKQIQSYIKAGSKVAVDMDLAKFFDRVNHDALMARVARKVRDKALLRLIGKYLRAGGLVGERLQPTETGVPQGSPLSPLLSNIMLDDRDKELERRGHRFARYCDDFLVVVKSQRAGARVKASLTRFLQQHLKLEINESKSTVGPTKECVFLGFTFQGTRIYWSHEAFQDFRHRLRELTGRSWGVSMAYRIRHLNEYIRGWIQYFELSQYYRPLPELDAWLRRRLRMCFWKQWRYVRTKVRELLKLGTAKKTALLTALSRKGPWHLSRTLATQTGMTNQWLSESLGLVSIRALWIALHYPT; encoded by the coding sequence ATGGAGCGAGTACTCACGCCAGAGAACCTAGGTAAAGCTTGGCTCCAGGTGAAGGCCAACCACGGCGCACCTGGGGTCGATGGGATGACCACGGGGGACTTCCCGGCGTTTGCGCGGGAACACTGGGCAAGTATTCGCCAAACGATACGAGACGAGACGTACCAACCGTCCCCGGTCCGACGCACGGAGATTCCGAAGCGGCACGGACAGGGGAAACGGTTGTTGGGCATTCCGACCGTCATCGATCGGGTAATCCAGCAAGCGATCGCGCAAGTGCTGGGTCCGCTCTTCGCCCCGGACTTCTCGGCGTCGAGTTTTGGCTTTCGGCCCGGGCGCTCGGCGCACCACGCCGTCAAGCAGATACAGAGCTACATCAAAGCGGGCTCCAAGGTAGCCGTAGACATGGACCTGGCGAAATTCTTCGACCGGGTAAACCACGATGCCTTGATGGCCCGGGTAGCGCGCAAAGTCCGAGATAAGGCGTTGCTCCGGTTGATAGGCAAGTATCTGCGGGCGGGTGGGTTGGTCGGCGAACGCCTCCAGCCTACGGAGACCGGGGTCCCGCAAGGATCGCCGCTGTCCCCGTTGTTGTCGAACATCATGTTAGACGACCGGGACAAGGAACTGGAACGACGCGGACACCGGTTCGCTCGCTATTGCGACGACTTTCTCGTCGTCGTGAAAAGCCAGCGCGCAGGCGCACGGGTAAAAGCCAGTCTGACTCGGTTTCTCCAGCAACACCTGAAGCTGGAGATCAATGAGAGCAAGAGTACGGTCGGGCCAACCAAGGAGTGCGTGTTCCTGGGGTTTACCTTCCAGGGCACGCGCATCTACTGGTCCCATGAGGCATTCCAAGATTTTCGCCATCGGTTGCGTGAGCTGACCGGGCGAAGCTGGGGCGTCTCAATGGCCTACCGGATTCGCCACCTCAACGAGTACATCCGGGGTTGGATACAGTACTTCGAGCTTTCCCAGTACTATCGGCCGCTGCCCGAACTCGATGCCTGGCTGCGGCGGCGCCTCCGCATGTGCTTCTGGAAGCAGTGGCGTTACGTCCGCACCAAAGTCCGCGAGCTGCTGAAACTGGGGACCGCCAAGAAAACCGCGCTCCTCACGGCTTTGAGCCGTAAAGGCCCGTGGCATTTGTCACGGACACTGGCGACGCAAACCGGCATGACCAACCAGTGGCTCTCGGAGTCCCTCGGTCTCGTCTCGATTCGCGCCCTCTGGATCGCACTTCACTATCCAACCTGA